The Paracoccus albus region TTTAGAACAGCTTCGCGTTGTTCGGTGATTCCAAACAGGCGGTGAGACTGACTCTATTTACGACTGGCTGGCGGAGACTGATGTTCACGGTCAACAGAAGAAAGCTGCTAACAATGAAAATGAGCCGGTTAAAGCCCTGACACAGGCGCGGTGGCTCCAAGCAAAACTGACCGAACCCCTTCGTTCGTTGCGCCCACACCCGATCACGCGGAAATAAGCTCTACCCCGCTCAGCGCTGCGATCTCTGCCAGATCCGCCGCATAGATTTCAGACAGTTTGTCGACTACATCCTGCGTCCAGCCGGGTAGGGTAAGTTCGGTCTCCAATGCGCTGATGTCCGCTGATGCGAGCGCATATTCCACCAGATCACGTCTGGCACTGATATTGCCTGCGACTTCCTCGGTAATGCTTTGCTTCAGTTCCGAAAGAGCTTCGGCCGAAAGTAGCTCTGCCAGTATCACGTCTTCATCAAGCAGCGGCATCGCGCTGCTCACACCGGCCATTCGCCGCAAGACCTCTGGCCAGATGAAAGGCAGATCCTCTTGGGCCCAGGTCACAATTGTGCGTCCAGGCACGGCCGACAGGAAACGGCGGAACATGGGGGCCCATCGTAATTGTTCCAAGTCGATCCCATCCATCACCGCGCCATAGTCGCCCTTCGACATTTCCACGATAACTTGCACATGGCGCGCGGGATGAAGGATGCCGACGAAGAACTCGACAGAGGAATCCGGGAACAGGTTCGAAAGCCCGGCCATCCGGTGATGCGCGAAAGCGTAAACGCCCTGCGTCGTGATCGCCCGTTTCGGCAGTCCGATGAAGCCTGACTGCGACAGCACGACCCGCGCGGCCTCGTCACTGTCCATGACCGCGTCCAGCAGCATCTCCTGCATTTCGTCAGAGGCTGTCCCGCCTTTCAGTGCAGCGAGTGCTTCACCGTAGACGCCACGGTATCTGCGCGGGGACGGAACCTCGATCCCGGCCTTCCAAAGCTCATCCCGATTGCGCAGCAGCGTCCGGATTATACGTTCCATGCCGCTTCCGTAAGCGCCGACGTGATAGACTATTTCCATACGATATCTGATCTTCTTAAACTGCGGGTCAAACTAGCTTTTACGGTGCGGCAGGAAAACCTCTTTCAGACTCTGGCTTGCGCCCGACGCGGAGTGCCGTTAATCGGGCAGCAGGACATGAGTTCAGGGCCGGCATAGCTCAGCTGGTAGAGCAGCTGATTTGTAATCAGAAGGTCGCGGGTTCGATTCCTGCTGCCGGCACCACGATCCGATCCAGTCCGCTTTGATCGCTAGTTCTGCCAGACCTCTATTTCCGGAAGCTCTGTCAGCGGCACATCAAGCGCCTGCATTGCTGCAAGTGAAAGCTGGCTGCCAGAGCCACCGCCGCCCAAAGGTTGCAGGTCGACATTCGCCGATTTTCCGCTTGCCGGGTTCACCACGCGCCCCTTGCCAGCCGCGGAAACGAGCGGGGTCTTGATCCAGAAGCCGCCTTCTGTCGCGTCGCCGAGAGATGCGACGGTCGTTCCCAACAGTCCTCCGCCCGAGGCAGGTGCTGCCGCTGCCGCCTTTTCTTCCGCAGAGGTCGTGTCAAGCTGCGCGACGGTCTGCCCGCCGCCCTGCAATCCGGATGTACTGGATTGCGCGGGGGCGGCCGAAGGCGCGGCGACGGGCTCGACGTAGCCGCCGTCTAGGCCATCGCCGGTGGTCGTTGTTGAGCCTGCCGCCGCAGCCTCTCTGGCGGCGGCTTCGGGGCGCGAGACGATGTCGCTTCCGCCTGAGAGGCCGCAGGCGCTTAGTGTCGCTGTGCTCAGCCCCAGAATGGCAATGGCTCTGGCTCGGATCATCTCGATCTCCCTCGTTTTTCAGGGTTGAGGCTAGCTGCGGGCCGCCGCTTAGGCAACGCCGGAACTTGCGGGGTGGCAAGGACCGACCTATTTCAAAGGAATGAACGTGACGCCGCTGATTGATCCATTCGCGCGACCGATTACCTATCTGAGGGTGTCGGTGACGGATCGTTGCGATTTTCGGTGTAGCTACTGCATGGCGGAACATATGCAGTTTCTGCCCAAGCGTGACCTGCTGACGCTGGAAGAACTGGACCGGATGTGTTCGGCCTTTGTGGGGCTGGGCGTGCGAAAGCTGCGGATCACCGGCGGCGAGCCGCTGGCCCGGCGCGACATCATGTCATTCTTCCGCGCAGTTTCCCGCCATCTGGGCGAGGGGCTGGATGAGCTGACATTGACCACGAATGGCAGCCAGTTGCGTCGATTTGCTGCAGAACTGGCGGATATCGGGGTGCGCCGGGTCAATGTCTCGCTCGATACGCTGGACCCGGAAAAATTCGCGAAGATCACGCGTTGGGGCCGTTTGCCGCAAGTGCTGGACGGTATTGCCGCGGCGAAAGATGCGGGGTTGCGCGTCAAAATCAACGCCGTGGCGCTGAAGGGTTTCAACGAGGATGAGTTGTTTTCCCTGATTGATTGGTGTGCAACCGAAGATCACGACCTGACCTTTATCGAGGTCATGCCTATGGGAGATATGGGGGAAGCGGACAGGCGGGATCAGTACTGGCCCTTGTCAGACCTGCGCAATCGTATCGCCGAGCGGTATACGGTTGTTGATCTGGCAGAGCGCACCGGCGGCCCGGCCCGATATGTCAGGCTGGCTGAAAACGGTCAAAAAATAGGCTTCATCACCCCGCTGACCCATAATTTTTGCGAAAGCTGCAATCGCGTGCGCGTGACCTGCACAGGAGAGCTTTATATGTGCCTCGGGCAAGAGGACCGTGCCGATTTGCGCGCGCCGCTGCGCAACTCACCTGACGATACAGATCTGACGGAGGCTATTCGCGCAGCGATTGCGCGCAAGCCGAAAGGGCATGATTTCGACTATTCACGCCAGAAGATTGCTGGACAGGTCAGCCGGCATATGAGCCATACCGGGGGATAGCCCCTGCGGTTCGGACCGGGGGCCAGCCCCCGGACCCCCGAGGTATTTTGAGCACCAAAGACAGGCAGGCCGGATGGCGGGTGCGACGATCAGGCGGCGGGCATTCGCGTTTCGATCATGCCGGACAGCCAGCTTGCACCGAAGGGGATCGCATCGTCGGAGAAGATATATTTCGGGTGGTGCAGCGGGGCGCTGTCGCCATTGCCTAAGAAGATATAGGCGCCCGGCCGCCGTTCCAGCATGAAGCTGAAATCTTCGGATGCCATGATGGGTGCGGTTTCGGGATCGACATTGCCCTCTCCGGCGACGGCTTTGGCGACATTCACCGCGTGCTGCGTTGGTTCGGGATGATTGATGGTCACGGGGTAGCCGCGATTGTATTGGACCTTTGCCGTCGCGCCGAGGGCCTGCGCTGTATTCTGGGCGACGCGGCGCAGTGCATCGGCCTGAAGTTCGCGCGTATCGGCGTCGAGGCTGCGGGCGGTGCCGCGTATGGTGACGGTTTCGGGAATGACATTATAGGCAGTCGAATCGGAATCGACGACGCAGCAGGAGATCACACCGCTTTTCAGCGGGTCCACATTGCGTGAGACAACGGATTGCAGTGCGACGATGATATGCGCCGCGGTCAGCATTGTGTCTGTTCCCATCTGCGGCTGTGCGGCATGCCCGCCGCGGCCGGTGACGGTAATCTCGAACTCGTCGGCGGAGGCCATCATTCCGCCTTCGCATATTGCGAACTGTCCCACTGGGATACCGGGCATATTGTGCAGGCCGTAGAATTCCTGAATGTTCCAGCGATCCGCCAGCCCATCTTCGAGCATGGCACGGGCGCCCGCCTGGCCCTCCTCCGCGGGCTGGAAGATGAGGATGGCTGTTCCGTCGAAATTGCGCGTTTCGCACAGGTATTTTGCTGCACCCAGAAGCATTGATGTATGGCCATCGTGCCCGCAGGCATGCATTTTTCCCGGTATGGTCGACGCATAGTCCAGACCCGTTGCCTCGGTAATCGGCAGGGCATCCATGTCCGCGCGAAGCCCGATCACGCGGTCATTGGTATTGCTGCGGCCGTGGATCACCCCCACCACACCGGTTCTGCCGATCCCTTCATGCACCTCGTCCACGCCGAATTCGCGCAGCAATTCAGCTACGCGTGACGCTGTGCGGTGGACATCGTACTGAAGTTCCGGATGGGCGTGGAAGTCATGCCGCCAAGCAACGATTTCCGGCAGCATCTCGGCAAAACGGTTTTTCACGGGCATGACAGTTTCCTTATGGCCAGCGATAGCAGGTGAGGGGTGCGCTGCGTAACTACTCGACCGTAACTGATTTTGCGAGGTTTCTGGGTTGATCGACATCGGTGCCTTTAGCAACCGCCGTGTAATAGGCGAGGTATTGCATCGGGACGGCATAGACGATGGGCTGGAAAATGCCGCCCCCGGTGGGCATGGTCAGGCTGGCCCGGACGCCATCGCCGCCTTCGCGGATACCAGCGGCATCAGAGATCAACAGAACCTGACCGTGACGGGCCATGACTTCCTGCATGTTCGAGATCGTTTTTTCGAACAACTCGTCGCGCGGGGCGACGACGACCACGGGCATATGCTGGTCGATCAGTGCGATCGGGCCGTGCTTCAACTCTCCGGAGGCATAGCCTTCGGCGTGGATATAGCTGAGTTCCTTCAGCTTAAGCGCGCCTTCGAGTGCGACGGGGTAAAGCGGGCCGCGCCCGAGGAACAGAACATCGGTGCTTTCCGAAAGCCAGCCAGACAGCTCCTGACACTCATCTGCGATGTTGATGGCCTGGTTAACCAGGGCCGGTATCGCGCGCAGGTCGTCGATATGTGAGGCAAGTTCAGCATCGGTCAGGCGGCCGCGATCATGAGCTGCCTTGAGGGCAAGTACGGCCAGAACGGTCAACTGGCAGGTAAATGCTTTCGAAGAGGCGACGCAGACCTCTACCCCCGCGAGGGTCGGAAGGGCGATATCAGTGTCGCGTGCAATGGCCGAGGTTCCGACATTTACGACGCCGAGGGTCTTTGCCACCTTTCCGTTTGCATAGTGGAGCGCCGCCAGCGTGTCTGCGGTTTCGCCGGACTGGCTGATGAACATGGCCCAGCTTTTGTCAGACAGGGGCGGTTCGCGGTAGCGGAACTCCGACGCGACATCCAGATCGCAGGGCAGGCCGGCCAGCTTTTCGAACCAGTATTTGGCGACATATCCAGCAAGATACGCGGTGCCGCAGGCAACAAGGGTCAGTCGGTCCGTATCACGGAAATCCAGCCCTTCGGGCAGGACGATCCGGCCATCCTTGATATAGTGGCTCAGCACGTCGCCGATGACCGCGGGTTGCTGGGCGATTTCCTTTGCCATGAAGTGGCGGTAGCCGCCCTTGTCGATGGTCGTCGCGCCCACGTCGATCTGCGCGATTTCACGATTTACCGGGCGGCCATCGGCGTTGAAGACTTCGGCACCTTCGCGGGTGAGGATGACGTGATCGCCCTCTTCCAGATAGGTGATACGATCGGTGAAGGGGGCAAGCGCAATCGCGTCAGAGCCGACATACATTTCGTTGTCGCCGTGACCCACCGCAAGCGGACTTCCCCTGCGGGCGGCAACCATCAGATCGGATTCGCCTTCGAAGAGGAACGCCAGGGCAAAAGCGCCGTGCAGCCGGGACAGCGTGGCGCGCGCGGCCTCGACCGGGGTCAGGCCATCGGCCAGATATTTGGCGGTCAGCATGGCGACGGTTTCGGTGTCAGTCTCTGATTCAGGGCTGTAGCCGGCAGCGACCAGTTCTTCGCGCAATTCCTTGAAGTTTTCGATGATGCCATTGTGCACAACCGCCACAGGCCCGCGTTGATGCGGGTGGGCATTGCCTTCGGTCGCGGCACCATGCGTGGCCCAGCGGGTGTGACCGATACCGGACCTGCCGGACAGGGGTTGGGCGACAAGCCGGTCTGACAGGTTCACCAGCTTACCGACGGCGCGCCTGCGATCCAGCTTGCCCGCGTCGTCAATGGTGGCAACGCCTGCGCTGTCATAGCCGCGATATTCCAGACGCTTCAGCGCCTCGACCAGTTGCGGGGCGACCTGATGGCTGCCCAGAATTCCGATGATCCCGCACATCAGCGCTGCCCCTTCTTTGCCTTTTGCTCTCGCAGCGCCTGCATGATGCGGCGGGCGAGGCCTGCTTTGTTTGTCTGACGCGCGCGGCCAACACCAAGCGCATCCGGCGGCACATCTTCGGTTATGACCGATCCGGATGCTGTCATGGCATGATCGCCAACCTTCACCGGTGCGACCAGCATGGTGTCAGAGCCTATAAACGCCTCTGCCCCGATCTCTGTGCGGTGCTTCATCACGCCGTCATAGTTGCAGGTCACAGTGCCTGCGCCGATATTCGTGCGCTCACCGATATGCGCATCGCCAAGATAGGTCAGGTGGCCGACCTTCACGCCTTCGTCCAGCACAGAGTTCTTTATTTCGACGAAGTTGCCGACATGAACGTCGCCGCCAAGCTCTGCGCCCGGGCGCAGCCGTGCGAAGGGGCCGACAGTTGCGCCGGTGGAAATGTGGCAGCCCTCAAGGTGGCAGAAGCCGAGGATTTCGGCGCCGCTTTCCACCGTGACGCCAGGGCCAAAGATGACATTAGGGCCGATGATCGCGTCACGCCCGATATGAGTGTCGAGCGAGAAAAACACCGTTTCAGGCGCGGTCAGGGTTATACCCTCTTCCAGTGCCTCAATACGGCGGCGGGCCTGAAAAATCGCCTCTGCCCGTGCCAGCTCGGTGCGCGAATTGACGCCAAGCGTCTCTGCCTCTTGGCAGGTGACGACAGCGGCCCGATGGCCGTTGTCGCGTGCGAGGCCCGGAATATCCGTCAGGTAGTATTCGCCAGACGCGTTGTCGTTGCCGATCCGGTCGATAAGCTGCCGCAGCAGCGCTGCATCCACGGCCATGACACCTGAATTGCAGAGGCGGATTGCCCGCGTCGTCTCATCGGCGTCCTTGAACTCTACAATGCGCAACAGATTGCCTGCATCATCCGTCATCAGCCGGCCATAGCGGCCCGGATCCGCAGCCTCAAAGCCAAGCACGACAACATCAGCATCATGTGTGGTCAGCTTCGCCAGCGTGTCCTCGCTGATGAAGGGCGTATCGCCGTAAAGCACGATCACCCGCCCGTCGAACCCGTCCAGCAGCGGCAGGGCCTGCGCCACGGCATGGCCGGTGCCAAGCTGTTCGGCCTGCAGCGCGATCTTCGCCGTTTCATCCAGTTTGCCGACGGCCTTGCCGACCTGTTCCGCACCGTGGCCTGTCACGACGACGATATGGGCCGGATCAAGGCTGCGCGCTGCGGCAAGCGCATGGCCCACCATCGGAACCGCGCCGACCTTGTGCAGCACTTTCGGTAGGTCGGATTTCATTCTGCTGCCTTGCCCGGCTGCGAGAATAACGACTGCGATTTCCTGACTTTTCGTCTGTTCCGACATACTGCCCGTTTCGTTGTTTGCCGTTTCTTCACAGGCGGTTTACCCCTTGGCGGGGCAAGCTCGCAAGCGCTCGATACTTCACTTGATTTGACGAAAGGTTACAGAATGGCCGGGACAGTGGTTTTTGATCTCGACGGAACCTTGGTGGACACGGCGGGCGATCTGATTGCTGCGGCCAATACGGCACTGGCGCGGCGCGGGCTTGGTGGCCTTGATCCGGTCGCAGATGCGCGGATTGCGGGCTATGGTGCAAGGGCGATGTTGCGGGCTGGCTATGCGCGGGCAAGCGCCGGGATGCTGATACCGCCACAGGCCGAGGATGAAGATTTTCCTATCGTGCTGGACGCCTATGGCGCCGCCATCGCCGTGCATTCGCGACCGTATCCGGGGCTGGAACGCGCGCTCGCGCAACTGGCTGATGCTGGTTTCCTGCTGAGCGTCTGCACCAACAAACCTGAGAGTCTGGCAGACAAGCTGCTGCGCGAATTGGGTATCCGCGATGCCTTTGCGGCCCTGATCGGTGCCGATACGATGCCGGTCCGAAAGCCTGATCCGGTGCCTTACCGCGAGGCCGTGACGCGCGCCGGTGGCACGGTCGCTGCCTCTTTCATGGTTGGGGACACAGAGACCGATCTGAAAACCGCACGCAATTCCGGGGTGCGCGTGGCCCTTGTGTCATTCGGGCCAGAGGGGCCGTCGCTGTCGAAACTAAAGCCCGATGCCATGCTGGATCATTTCGATGCGCTGCCCGATCTGGCGCAGAAATGGTTTTCAAAGTCTGCTATTTAAGCCCGCCCAGTTCCATCAGCACCGCCCATTCGTCCTCGCTGACTGGCTGGACCGAAAGGCGCGAATTGTTGACCAGCACCATATCCTTCAGGCGCGGTTCCTCTTTCGCCTGATCCAGTGTCACGGTCTTTTCCAGCGGTTGAACGGCCTTGATATCCACACATTCCCAGCGAGGGTCTTCGGTCGTCGAATCGGGATGGGCTTCAGCCACGACTTCGACAATGCCGACGCATTCCTTGCCGATATTGGAATGATACAGCATGCCGCGTTCGCCCTTTTTCATCGCCCGCATATTGTTGCGGGCCTGATAGTTGCGCACGCCGTCCCATTCTTCGCCCGTCTCGCCTCTGGCGACCAGATCGTCCCATCCAAAGACATTGGGTTCGGATTTGAACAACCAGAAAGCCATCAGCCGATCACCCTTTTCCACTCTTTGATGGTCACGGACTGGAACAAACCCGCCTTTCCGTAGGGGTCATCTGCCGCCCATGCCTCTGCCGCGGCCATATCAGCGACATCAAGAATTGCCATGGAACCAGCCATTTGACCGCCTTCGATCAGCGGGCCGCCAAGAAACACGGCGCCCGATTCATTTGCATAGGCCAGATGGGCCTCGCGGTTTTCCATGCGCAGCGGCAGGGAATCCGGTTTGTCACGGCAGATCACAGCGAAATAAGGCATCATTCCTCCTTCAGGGGGCGGCTCATCAGGTTTTCCATGGTCTCTGCCACGCCGGCGTGGCCCTGGGCAAGTGCTGCGACAGCATCGGCGATAGGCATGGCGATATCGCGGCGCTGCGCCAGCACGCTGACGGCCTGCGCGGTCGCAGCGCCTTCGACCGTGATGCTACTGTCAAATGTCTGCCCCGCGCCGAGTGCGTGACCATAACGGAAATTACGCGACAAGTCGGACGTGGACGTCAGCACCAGATCGCCAAGCCCCGACAGCCCGGCCAGAGTTTCGGGCCGTGCTCCAAGCGTCGTTGCCAACCTGACCATCTCGGCAAAGCCGCGCGTTATCAAAGCGGCACGGGCGCTGTCGCCAAGTCCCGCGCCAATCGCCACGCCTGCGGCAATGGCCACCACGTTTTTCAGCGCCCCACCCAACTCGGCGCCGCGCAGATCATCGCTGCGATAGATCCGCAGCACAGGGGTCGAAAGGTCACGCTGCAATGTCTCCAGATCGCTTTCGTCCG contains the following coding sequences:
- the moaA gene encoding GTP 3',8-cyclase MoaA, encoding MNVTPLIDPFARPITYLRVSVTDRCDFRCSYCMAEHMQFLPKRDLLTLEELDRMCSAFVGLGVRKLRITGGEPLARRDIMSFFRAVSRHLGEGLDELTLTTNGSQLRRFAAELADIGVRRVNVSLDTLDPEKFAKITRWGRLPQVLDGIAAAKDAGLRVKINAVALKGFNEDELFSLIDWCATEDHDLTFIEVMPMGDMGEADRRDQYWPLSDLRNRIAERYTVVDLAERTGGPARYVRLAENGQKIGFITPLTHNFCESCNRVRVTCTGELYMCLGQEDRADLRAPLRNSPDDTDLTEAIRAAIARKPKGHDFDYSRQKIAGQVSRHMSHTGG
- a CDS encoding M20 aminoacylase family protein gives rise to the protein MPVKNRFAEMLPEIVAWRHDFHAHPELQYDVHRTASRVAELLREFGVDEVHEGIGRTGVVGVIHGRSNTNDRVIGLRADMDALPITEATGLDYASTIPGKMHACGHDGHTSMLLGAAKYLCETRNFDGTAILIFQPAEEGQAGARAMLEDGLADRWNIQEFYGLHNMPGIPVGQFAICEGGMMASADEFEITVTGRGGHAAQPQMGTDTMLTAAHIIVALQSVVSRNVDPLKSGVISCCVVDSDSTAYNVIPETVTIRGTARSLDADTRELQADALRRVAQNTAQALGATAKVQYNRGYPVTINHPEPTQHAVNVAKAVAGEGNVDPETAPIMASEDFSFMLERRPGAYIFLGNGDSAPLHHPKYIFSDDAIPFGASWLSGMIETRMPAA
- the glmS gene encoding glutamine--fructose-6-phosphate transaminase (isomerizing) — encoded protein: MCGIIGILGSHQVAPQLVEALKRLEYRGYDSAGVATIDDAGKLDRRRAVGKLVNLSDRLVAQPLSGRSGIGHTRWATHGAATEGNAHPHQRGPVAVVHNGIIENFKELREELVAAGYSPESETDTETVAMLTAKYLADGLTPVEAARATLSRLHGAFALAFLFEGESDLMVAARRGSPLAVGHGDNEMYVGSDAIALAPFTDRITYLEEGDHVILTREGAEVFNADGRPVNREIAQIDVGATTIDKGGYRHFMAKEIAQQPAVIGDVLSHYIKDGRIVLPEGLDFRDTDRLTLVACGTAYLAGYVAKYWFEKLAGLPCDLDVASEFRYREPPLSDKSWAMFISQSGETADTLAALHYANGKVAKTLGVVNVGTSAIARDTDIALPTLAGVEVCVASSKAFTCQLTVLAVLALKAAHDRGRLTDAELASHIDDLRAIPALVNQAINIADECQELSGWLSESTDVLFLGRGPLYPVALEGALKLKELSYIHAEGYASGELKHGPIALIDQHMPVVVVAPRDELFEKTISNMQEVMARHGQVLLISDAAGIREGGDGVRASLTMPTGGGIFQPIVYAVPMQYLAYYTAVAKGTDVDQPRNLAKSVTVE
- the glmU gene encoding bifunctional UDP-N-acetylglucosamine diphosphorylase/glucosamine-1-phosphate N-acetyltransferase GlmU codes for the protein MSEQTKSQEIAVVILAAGQGSRMKSDLPKVLHKVGAVPMVGHALAAARSLDPAHIVVVTGHGAEQVGKAVGKLDETAKIALQAEQLGTGHAVAQALPLLDGFDGRVIVLYGDTPFISEDTLAKLTTHDADVVVLGFEAADPGRYGRLMTDDAGNLLRIVEFKDADETTRAIRLCNSGVMAVDAALLRQLIDRIGNDNASGEYYLTDIPGLARDNGHRAAVVTCQEAETLGVNSRTELARAEAIFQARRRIEALEEGITLTAPETVFFSLDTHIGRDAIIGPNVIFGPGVTVESGAEILGFCHLEGCHISTGATVGPFARLRPGAELGGDVHVGNFVEIKNSVLDEGVKVGHLTYLGDAHIGERTNIGAGTVTCNYDGVMKHRTEIGAEAFIGSDTMLVAPVKVGDHAMTASGSVITEDVPPDALGVGRARQTNKAGLARRIMQALREQKAKKGQR
- a CDS encoding HAD-IA family hydrolase, with protein sequence MAGTVVFDLDGTLVDTAGDLIAAANTALARRGLGGLDPVADARIAGYGARAMLRAGYARASAGMLIPPQAEDEDFPIVLDAYGAAIAVHSRPYPGLERALAQLADAGFLLSVCTNKPESLADKLLRELGIRDAFAALIGADTMPVRKPDPVPYREAVTRAGGTVAASFMVGDTETDLKTARNSGVRVALVSFGPEGPSLSKLKPDAMLDHFDALPDLAQKWFSKSAI
- a CDS encoding EVE domain-containing protein produces the protein MAFWLFKSEPNVFGWDDLVARGETGEEWDGVRNYQARNNMRAMKKGERGMLYHSNIGKECVGIVEVVAEAHPDSTTEDPRWECVDIKAVQPLEKTVTLDQAKEEPRLKDMVLVNNSRLSVQPVSEDEWAVLMELGGLK
- a CDS encoding YciI family protein, producing MPYFAVICRDKPDSLPLRMENREAHLAYANESGAVFLGGPLIEGGQMAGSMAILDVADMAAAEAWAADDPYGKAGLFQSVTIKEWKRVIG
- a CDS encoding NAD(P)H-dependent glycerol-3-phosphate dehydrogenase → MIGIIGAGAFGTALAVALCGTQQVTLWGRRLRKERQVPQLPGVGIPDAVQLTGSLAAATANRDPLVLALPAQALRGFLSAHGHLLDGRWLVNTAKGIDLETGESPSTLIRSSCPTARIATLTGPSFAADIARGMPTALTLASDESDLETLQRDLSTPVLRIYRSDDLRGAELGGALKNVVAIAAGVAIGAGLGDSARAALITRGFAEMVRLATTLGARPETLAGLSGLGDLVLTSTSDLSRNFRYGHALGAGQTFDSSITVEGAATAQAVSVLAQRRDIAMPIADAVAALAQGHAGVAETMENLMSRPLKEE